The following proteins come from a genomic window of Chionomys nivalis chromosome 9, mChiNiv1.1, whole genome shotgun sequence:
- the Tbc1d20 gene encoding TBC1 domain family member 20 isoform X2 gives MAHRPSQGDGSAGRWKRGAGKADFNAKRKKKVAEIHQALNSDPIDVAALRRMAISEGGLLTDEIRCQVWPKLLNVNTNEPPPVSRKDLRQLSKDYQQVLLDVRRSLRRFPPGMPDEQREGLQEELIDIILLILDRNPQLHYYQGYHDIVVTFLLVVGEKLATSLVEKLSTHHLRDFMDPTMDNTKHILNYLMPIIDQVNPQLHDFMQSAEVGTIFALSWLITWFGHVLSDFRHVVRLYDFFLACHPLMPIYFAAVIVLYREQEVLDCDCDMASVHHLLSQIPQDLPYETLISRAGDLFVQFPPSELAREAAAQQEADRTAASTFKDFELASAQQRPDMVLRQRFRGLLRPEARTKDVLTKPRTNRFVKLAVMGLTVALGAAALAVVKSALEWAPKFQLQLFP, from the exons ATGGCCCACCGGCCCTCACAGGGCGACGGCTCCGCGGGCCGCTGGAAGCGCGGCGCGGGGAAGGCAG ACTTTAAtgccaaaaggaaaaagaaggtggcGGAGATACACCAGGCCCTGAACAGTGATCCCATTGACGTGGCTGCCCTCCGACGAATGGCTATCAGCGAGGGAGGGCTCCTGACTGATGAGATCAGGTGCCAAGTGTGGCCTAAGCTCCTCAATGTCAACACCAATGAGCCACCACCTGTATCAA GGAAGGATCTGCGACAATTGAGCAAGGATTACCAGCAAGTGCTGCTGGATGTCAGGCGGTCTCTTCGGCGCTTCCCTCCTG gcatgCCAGATGAGCAGAGAGAAGGGCTTCAGGAAGAACTAATTGACATCATCCTCCTCATCTTGGATCGCAACCCTCAGCTCCACTACTACCAGGGCTACCATGACATAGTGGTCACTTTCCTGCTGGTAGTGGGGGAGAAGCTGGCAACATCCCTGGTAGAAAAGTTGTCTACCCACCACCTCAG GGATTTCATGGATCCCACAATGGACAACACCAAACACATCCTAAATTATCTGATGCCCATAATCGACCAAGTGAACCCACAACTCCATGACTTCATGCAGAG TGCTGAGGTGGGGACCATCTTTGCCCTCAGCTGGCTTATCACCTGGTTTGGGCACGTCCTGTCGGACTTCAGGCATGTTGTGCGGTTATACGACTTCTTCCTGGCCTGCCACCCGCTCATGCCCATTTACTTTGCAGCTGTG ATTGTGCTGTACCGGGAGCAGGAAGTCCTGGACTGTGACTGTGACATGGCCTCTGTCCACCACCTGTTGTCCCAGATCCCTCAGGACCTGCCCTATGAGACTCTCATCAGCAGAGCAGGAGACCTCTTTGTTCAGTTTCCCCCTTCTGAACTTGCAAGGGAGGCAGCTGCACAGCAGGAGGCTGACAG AACGGCAGCTTCTACTTTCAAAGACTTTGAGCTGGCATCGGCCCAGCAGaggccagacatggtgctgcGGCAGCGGTTTCGGGGACTTCTGCGACCTGAGGCTCGAACAAAAGATGTCCTGACCAAACCAAGGACCAACCGCTTTGTGAAATTGGCAGTGATGGGGCTGACGGTGGCACTTGGAGCAGCGGCACTAGCAGTGGTGAAGAGTGCTCTGGAGTGGGCCCCTAAGTTCCAGCTGCAGCTGTTTCCCTAA
- the Tbc1d20 gene encoding TBC1 domain family member 20 isoform X3: MAHRPSQGDGSAGRWKRGAGKADFNAKRKKKVAEIHQALNSDPIDVAALRRMAISEGGLLTDEIRCQVWPKLLNVNTNEPPPVSSMPDEQREGLQEELIDIILLILDRNPQLHYYQGYHDIVVTFLLVVGEKLATSLVEKLSTHHLRDFMDPTMDNTKHILNYLMPIIDQVNPQLHDFMQSAEVGTIFALSWLITWFGHVLSDFRHVVRLYDFFLACHPLMPIYFAAVIVLYREQEVLDCDCDMASVHHLLSQIPQDLPYETLISRAGDLFVQFPPSELAREAAAQQEADRTAASTFKDFELASAQQRPDMVLRQRFRGLLRPEARTKDVLTKPRTNRFVKLAVMGLTVALGAAALAVVKSALEWAPKFQLQLFP; this comes from the exons ATGGCCCACCGGCCCTCACAGGGCGACGGCTCCGCGGGCCGCTGGAAGCGCGGCGCGGGGAAGGCAG ACTTTAAtgccaaaaggaaaaagaaggtggcGGAGATACACCAGGCCCTGAACAGTGATCCCATTGACGTGGCTGCCCTCCGACGAATGGCTATCAGCGAGGGAGGGCTCCTGACTGATGAGATCAGGTGCCAAGTGTGGCCTAAGCTCCTCAATGTCAACACCAATGAGCCACCACCTGTATCAA gcatgCCAGATGAGCAGAGAGAAGGGCTTCAGGAAGAACTAATTGACATCATCCTCCTCATCTTGGATCGCAACCCTCAGCTCCACTACTACCAGGGCTACCATGACATAGTGGTCACTTTCCTGCTGGTAGTGGGGGAGAAGCTGGCAACATCCCTGGTAGAAAAGTTGTCTACCCACCACCTCAG GGATTTCATGGATCCCACAATGGACAACACCAAACACATCCTAAATTATCTGATGCCCATAATCGACCAAGTGAACCCACAACTCCATGACTTCATGCAGAG TGCTGAGGTGGGGACCATCTTTGCCCTCAGCTGGCTTATCACCTGGTTTGGGCACGTCCTGTCGGACTTCAGGCATGTTGTGCGGTTATACGACTTCTTCCTGGCCTGCCACCCGCTCATGCCCATTTACTTTGCAGCTGTG ATTGTGCTGTACCGGGAGCAGGAAGTCCTGGACTGTGACTGTGACATGGCCTCTGTCCACCACCTGTTGTCCCAGATCCCTCAGGACCTGCCCTATGAGACTCTCATCAGCAGAGCAGGAGACCTCTTTGTTCAGTTTCCCCCTTCTGAACTTGCAAGGGAGGCAGCTGCACAGCAGGAGGCTGACAG AACGGCAGCTTCTACTTTCAAAGACTTTGAGCTGGCATCGGCCCAGCAGaggccagacatggtgctgcGGCAGCGGTTTCGGGGACTTCTGCGACCTGAGGCTCGAACAAAAGATGTCCTGACCAAACCAAGGACCAACCGCTTTGTGAAATTGGCAGTGATGGGGCTGACGGTGGCACTTGGAGCAGCGGCACTAGCAGTGGTGAAGAGTGCTCTGGAGTGGGCCCCTAAGTTCCAGCTGCAGCTGTTTCCCTAA
- the Rbck1 gene encoding ranBP-type and C3HC4-type zinc finger-containing protein 1 gives MDEKTKKAEEMALSLARAVAGGDEQSAMKYATWLAEQRVPLRVQVKPEVSPTQDIRLCVSVEDAYMHTVTIWLTVRPDMTVASLKDMVFLDYGFPPSLQQWVVGQRLARDQETLHSHGVRRNGDSAYLYLLSACNTSLNPQELQRQRQLRMLEDLGFKDLTLQPRGPLEPILPKLRPHQEPAQPDAAPESPPVGWQCPGCTFINKPTRPGCEMCCRARPETYQIPASYQPDEEERARLAGEEEALRQYQQRKQQQQEGNYLQHVQLEQRSLVLNTEPAECPVCYSVLAPGEAVVLRECLHTFCRECLQGTIRNSQEAEVSCPFIDSTYSCPGKLLEREIRALLPPEDYQRFLDLGVSIAENRSTLSYHCKTPDCRGWCFFEDDVNEFACPVCSHVNCLLCKAIHEGMNCKEYQDDLALRAQNDVAARQTTEMLRVMLQQGEAMHCPQCRIVVQKKDGCDWIRCTVCHTEICWVTKGPRWGPAGPGDTSGGCRCRVSGVPCHPSCQNCH, from the exons ATGGACGAGAAGACCAAGAAAG CAGAGGAGATGGCCCTGAGCCTCGCCCGGGCAGTGGCCGGTGGAGATGAACAGTCTGCTATGAAGTATGCCACCTGgctggcagagcagagggtgccccTCAGGGTGCAAGTAAAGCCCGAGGTCTCCCCAACACAGGACATCAG gctgtgtgtgagtgtggaggatgCCTACATGCACACTGTCACCATCTGGCTCACAGTGCGCCCTGATATGACAGTGGCCTCCCTCAAGGACATG GTATTTCTAGATTATGGCTTTCCACCTAGCCTGCAGCAGTGGGTGGTTGGACAGAGGCTGGCACGAGACCAGGAGACCCTGCATTCACATGGTGTTCGGCGGAACGGAGACAGCGCCTACCTCTACCTGCTGTCTGCCTGCAACACCTCCCTCAACCCTCAGGAGCTGCAGCGGCAGCGGCAGCTTCGCATGTTGGAAG ATTTGGGCTTCAAGGACCTCACCCTGCAGCCACGGGGCCCCTTGGAGCCCATCCTTCCCAAGCTCAGGCCCCACCAGGAGCCGGCACAGCCAGATGCAGCCCCAGAGTCGCCACCG GTGGGCTGGCAGTGCCCTGGCTGCACTTTCATCAACAAACCCACACGACCTGGGTGTGAAATGTGCTGTCGTGCAAGGCCTGAAACCTACCAGATACCTGCCTCATACCAGCCTGATGAGGAGGAGCGAGCACGCCTGGCTGGTGAGGAAGAGGCGCTACGCCAGTACCAGCAG cggaagcagcagcagcaggaggggaACTACCTGCAGCACGTGCAGCTGGAGCAGAGGAGCCTGGTGCTGAACACTGAGCCTGCTGAGTGCCCTGTGTGCTACTCAGTGCTGGCGCCCGGCGAGGCCGTGGTGCTGCGTGAGTGTCTGCACACCTTCTGCAG ggagTGCCTGCAGGGCACCATCCGAAACAGTCAGGAGGCGGAGGTATCCTGCCCCTTCATTGACAGCACCTACTCATGCCCTGGCAAGCTGCTGGAGAGGGAGATCCGGGCG CTCCTGCCCCCCGAGGACTATCAGCGCTTCCTAGATTTGGGCGTGTCTATCGCAGAGAACCGCAGCACCTTGAGCTACCACTGCAAGACCCCCGACTGCAGGGGCTGGTGCTTCTTTGAGGATGATGTCAACGAGTTCGCCTGTCCTGTGTGCTCCCATGTCAACTGTCTGCTCTGTAAG GCCATCCATGAGGGCATGAATTGCAAGGAGTATCAGGACGACTTGGCCCTTCGGGCTCAGAATGATGTGGCTGCCCGGCAGACAACGGAGATGCTAAGG GTGATGTTGCAGCAGGGTGAGGCGATGCACTGCCCACAGTGCCGGATTGTGGTGCAGAAGAAGGACGGCTGTGACTGGATCCGCTGCACTGTCTGCCACACTGAGATCTGCTGGGTCACCAAAGGTCCACGCTGGGGACCTGCG gGCCCAGGGGACACTAGTGGGGGCTGCCGCTGCCGGGTCAGTGGAGTTCCTTGCCATCCTAGCTGTCAGAACTGCCACTGA
- the Tbc1d20 gene encoding TBC1 domain family member 20 isoform X4, which translates to MAISEGGLLTDEIRCQVWPKLLNVNTNEPPPVSRKDLRQLSKDYQQVLLDVRRSLRRFPPGSLPIQMHLLSPGMPDEQREGLQEELIDIILLILDRNPQLHYYQGYHDIVVTFLLVVGEKLATSLVEKLSTHHLRDFMDPTMDNTKHILNYLMPIIDQVNPQLHDFMQSAEVGTIFALSWLITWFGHVLSDFRHVVRLYDFFLACHPLMPIYFAAVIVLYREQEVLDCDCDMASVHHLLSQIPQDLPYETLISRAGDLFVQFPPSELAREAAAQQEADRTAASTFKDFELASAQQRPDMVLRQRFRGLLRPEARTKDVLTKPRTNRFVKLAVMGLTVALGAAALAVVKSALEWAPKFQLQLFP; encoded by the exons ATGGCTATCAGCGAGGGAGGGCTCCTGACTGATGAGATCAGGTGCCAAGTGTGGCCTAAGCTCCTCAATGTCAACACCAATGAGCCACCACCTGTATCAA GGAAGGATCTGCGACAATTGAGCAAGGATTACCAGCAAGTGCTGCTGGATGTCAGGCGGTCTCTTCGGCGCTTCCCTCCTG GCTCCTTGCCAATTCAGATgcatctcctctccccaggcatgCCAGATGAGCAGAGAGAAGGGCTTCAGGAAGAACTAATTGACATCATCCTCCTCATCTTGGATCGCAACCCTCAGCTCCACTACTACCAGGGCTACCATGACATAGTGGTCACTTTCCTGCTGGTAGTGGGGGAGAAGCTGGCAACATCCCTGGTAGAAAAGTTGTCTACCCACCACCTCAG GGATTTCATGGATCCCACAATGGACAACACCAAACACATCCTAAATTATCTGATGCCCATAATCGACCAAGTGAACCCACAACTCCATGACTTCATGCAGAG TGCTGAGGTGGGGACCATCTTTGCCCTCAGCTGGCTTATCACCTGGTTTGGGCACGTCCTGTCGGACTTCAGGCATGTTGTGCGGTTATACGACTTCTTCCTGGCCTGCCACCCGCTCATGCCCATTTACTTTGCAGCTGTG ATTGTGCTGTACCGGGAGCAGGAAGTCCTGGACTGTGACTGTGACATGGCCTCTGTCCACCACCTGTTGTCCCAGATCCCTCAGGACCTGCCCTATGAGACTCTCATCAGCAGAGCAGGAGACCTCTTTGTTCAGTTTCCCCCTTCTGAACTTGCAAGGGAGGCAGCTGCACAGCAGGAGGCTGACAG AACGGCAGCTTCTACTTTCAAAGACTTTGAGCTGGCATCGGCCCAGCAGaggccagacatggtgctgcGGCAGCGGTTTCGGGGACTTCTGCGACCTGAGGCTCGAACAAAAGATGTCCTGACCAAACCAAGGACCAACCGCTTTGTGAAATTGGCAGTGATGGGGCTGACGGTGGCACTTGGAGCAGCGGCACTAGCAGTGGTGAAGAGTGCTCTGGAGTGGGCCCCTAAGTTCCAGCTGCAGCTGTTTCCCTAA
- the Tbc1d20 gene encoding TBC1 domain family member 20 isoform X1, whose protein sequence is MAHRPSQGDGSAGRWKRGAGKADFNAKRKKKVAEIHQALNSDPIDVAALRRMAISEGGLLTDEIRCQVWPKLLNVNTNEPPPVSRKDLRQLSKDYQQVLLDVRRSLRRFPPGSLPIQMHLLSPGMPDEQREGLQEELIDIILLILDRNPQLHYYQGYHDIVVTFLLVVGEKLATSLVEKLSTHHLRDFMDPTMDNTKHILNYLMPIIDQVNPQLHDFMQSAEVGTIFALSWLITWFGHVLSDFRHVVRLYDFFLACHPLMPIYFAAVIVLYREQEVLDCDCDMASVHHLLSQIPQDLPYETLISRAGDLFVQFPPSELAREAAAQQEADRTAASTFKDFELASAQQRPDMVLRQRFRGLLRPEARTKDVLTKPRTNRFVKLAVMGLTVALGAAALAVVKSALEWAPKFQLQLFP, encoded by the exons ATGGCCCACCGGCCCTCACAGGGCGACGGCTCCGCGGGCCGCTGGAAGCGCGGCGCGGGGAAGGCAG ACTTTAAtgccaaaaggaaaaagaaggtggcGGAGATACACCAGGCCCTGAACAGTGATCCCATTGACGTGGCTGCCCTCCGACGAATGGCTATCAGCGAGGGAGGGCTCCTGACTGATGAGATCAGGTGCCAAGTGTGGCCTAAGCTCCTCAATGTCAACACCAATGAGCCACCACCTGTATCAA GGAAGGATCTGCGACAATTGAGCAAGGATTACCAGCAAGTGCTGCTGGATGTCAGGCGGTCTCTTCGGCGCTTCCCTCCTG GCTCCTTGCCAATTCAGATgcatctcctctccccaggcatgCCAGATGAGCAGAGAGAAGGGCTTCAGGAAGAACTAATTGACATCATCCTCCTCATCTTGGATCGCAACCCTCAGCTCCACTACTACCAGGGCTACCATGACATAGTGGTCACTTTCCTGCTGGTAGTGGGGGAGAAGCTGGCAACATCCCTGGTAGAAAAGTTGTCTACCCACCACCTCAG GGATTTCATGGATCCCACAATGGACAACACCAAACACATCCTAAATTATCTGATGCCCATAATCGACCAAGTGAACCCACAACTCCATGACTTCATGCAGAG TGCTGAGGTGGGGACCATCTTTGCCCTCAGCTGGCTTATCACCTGGTTTGGGCACGTCCTGTCGGACTTCAGGCATGTTGTGCGGTTATACGACTTCTTCCTGGCCTGCCACCCGCTCATGCCCATTTACTTTGCAGCTGTG ATTGTGCTGTACCGGGAGCAGGAAGTCCTGGACTGTGACTGTGACATGGCCTCTGTCCACCACCTGTTGTCCCAGATCCCTCAGGACCTGCCCTATGAGACTCTCATCAGCAGAGCAGGAGACCTCTTTGTTCAGTTTCCCCCTTCTGAACTTGCAAGGGAGGCAGCTGCACAGCAGGAGGCTGACAG AACGGCAGCTTCTACTTTCAAAGACTTTGAGCTGGCATCGGCCCAGCAGaggccagacatggtgctgcGGCAGCGGTTTCGGGGACTTCTGCGACCTGAGGCTCGAACAAAAGATGTCCTGACCAAACCAAGGACCAACCGCTTTGTGAAATTGGCAGTGATGGGGCTGACGGTGGCACTTGGAGCAGCGGCACTAGCAGTGGTGAAGAGTGCTCTGGAGTGGGCCCCTAAGTTCCAGCTGCAGCTGTTTCCCTAA